A single window of Zea mays cultivar B73 chromosome 10, Zm-B73-REFERENCE-NAM-5.0, whole genome shotgun sequence DNA harbors:
- the LOC103641629 gene encoding histone H3.2, which produces MARTKQTARKSTGGKAPRKQLATKAARKSAPATGGVKKPHRFRPGTVALREIRKYQKSTELLIRKLPFQRLVREIAQDFKTDLRFQSSAVAALQEAAEAYLVGLFEDTNLCAIHAKRVTIMPKDIQLARRIRGERA; this is translated from the coding sequence ATGGCCCGCACGAAGCAGACGGCGAGGAAGTCAACTGGCGGCAAGGCGCCGCGGAAGCAGCTGGCCACCAAGGCGGCGCGCAAGTCGGCTCCGGCCACCGGCGGCGTGAAGAAGCCGCACAGGTTCCGCCCCGGCACCGTCGCTCTCCGCGAGATCCGCAAGTACCAGAAGAGCACGGAGCTGCTCATCCGGAAGCTGCCCTTCCAGCGGCTGGTGCGTGAGATCGCGCAAGACTTCAAGACCGACCTTCGGTTCCAGTCCTCCGCTGTCGCCGCGCTGCAGGAGGCCGCCGAGGCGTATCTGGTGGGTCTCTTTGAGGACACCAACCTCTGCGCCATCCACGCCAAGAGGGTCACCATCATGCCCAAGGACATCCAGCTCGCGCGCCGCATCAGGGGCGAGAGGGCCTGA